One window of the Salvelinus alpinus chromosome 13, SLU_Salpinus.1, whole genome shotgun sequence genome contains the following:
- the LOC139537363 gene encoding tubulin polymerization-promoting protein family member 3-like, which yields MAEGSVSEAEVETAFKKFAIHGDTKANGKEMNGKNFAKLCKDCRVIDGKNVTATDVDIVFTKVKAKTARVITFEQFSQALSELAPKRFKGKGQEEALQQLYGLIAGKEPSNAGVTKVAKAAAVDRLTNTTKFTGAHKERFDETGKGKGKAGREEIPDASGYVGAYKGKGTYEDKVKEA from the exons ATGGCAGAGGGCTCAGTATCAGAAGCAGAGGTGGAGACGGCCTTCAAGAAGTTTGCCATTCATGGGGACACCAAGGCTAATGGGAAGGAGATGAATGGCAAGAACTTTGCCAAACTCTGCAAGGACTGCCGGGTCATCGACGGCAAGAACGTCACCGCCACCGACGTGGACATCGTCTTCACTAAAGTCAA GGCGAAGACAGCTCGTGTGATCACCTTTGAGCAATTCAGCCAGGCCCTGTCAGAGTTGGCCCCAAAACGTTTTAAAGGGAAGGGCCAGGAGGAGGCGCTGCAGCAGCTCTATGGCCTCATAGCAGGGAAGGAGCCCTCCAACGCGGGCGTCACC AAAGTGGCCAAGGCAGCGGCGGTGGACAGACTGACAAACACCACCAAATTCACGGGGGCACACAAGGAGCGTTTTGACGAGACTGGCAAAGGGAAGGGCAAGGCTGGGCGAGAGGAGATCCCAGATGCCAGTGGCTATGTGGGGGCCTACAAGGGGAAGGGCACCTATGAGGATAAGGTCAAGGAAGCATAG